One segment of Methanolinea mesophila DNA contains the following:
- the queC gene encoding 7-cyano-7-deazaguanine synthase QueC, with the protein MRAVCLLSGGMDSTTLAYVAKDMGYGIYALHFNYGQRTERKEGECARKIAGLLPVEELREIDLRYLSMFGGSSLTDHRMAVDDFDEDREGIPNTYVPFRNANLLSIATSFAESRGAEAIFIGVQSQDYSGYPDCRPQFIETFQKLIDVGTRDETRIRLMTPFINLTKTDILRIGAGLEVPYRFTWSCYQDEEQACGTCGACHFRKKAFAEIGIADPIPYREG; encoded by the coding sequence ATGCGGGCGGTATGCCTCCTCTCCGGGGGGATGGACTCGACCACCCTCGCATACGTGGCAAAGGACATGGGGTACGGCATATACGCGCTGCACTTCAACTACGGCCAGCGTACTGAGAGAAAGGAAGGGGAATGTGCCCGGAAAATTGCCGGTCTGCTCCCGGTGGAAGAACTGCGGGAGATCGACCTTCGCTATCTCTCCATGTTCGGCGGAAGCAGCCTCACCGATCATCGCATGGCAGTGGATGACTTTGACGAGGACCGGGAGGGAATTCCCAATACCTATGTGCCGTTCAGGAATGCGAACCTCCTCTCGATCGCCACCAGTTTTGCGGAGTCCAGGGGTGCGGAGGCGATATTCATCGGGGTGCAGTCCCAGGACTACAGCGGGTACCCGGACTGCCGCCCGCAGTTTATCGAGACTTTCCAGAAGCTGATCGACGTCGGCACCAGGGATGAGACCCGGATCCGGCTGATGACCCCCTTTATCAACCTTACAAAGACGGATATCCTCAGGATCGGGGCGGGACTCGAAGTCCCCTACCGGTTCACCTGGTCGTGCTACCAGGACGAAGAGCAGGCATGCGGGACCTGCGGGGCCTGCCACTTCAGGAAGAAGGCGTTCGCGGAGATCGGGATCGCCGACCCCATCCCCTACAGGGAGGGATAA
- a CDS encoding 6-carboxytetrahydropterin synthase, translating to MNSRIYKEAHFDASHRLLHYCGKCANLHGHRWKVEVWIEGAVDDTSLILMDYNAIKNIVDHFDHQIILNRDDPMVECISQFQEVITTPGDPSSELLAMLIRDMIQEYCREQGSQAVVSRVRVWESPTCWAEAVE from the coding sequence ATGAATTCCCGGATTTACAAAGAGGCGCATTTTGATGCCAGCCATAGGCTGCTCCATTACTGCGGGAAATGCGCAAACCTCCACGGACACCGCTGGAAAGTGGAGGTCTGGATCGAGGGGGCGGTTGACGATACTTCCCTCATACTTATGGACTACAATGCCATTAAAAACATCGTGGACCATTTCGACCACCAGATCATCCTGAACCGGGACGATCCTATGGTGGAGTGCATAAGCCAGTTCCAGGAGGTCATCACCACCCCGGGTGATCCCAGCAGCGAACTGCTGGCAATGCTCATCAGGGACATGATCCAGGAGTATTGCCGGGAACAGGGCTCACAGGCGGTGGTTTCCAGGGTCCGGGTCTGGGAATCGCCGACGTGCTGGGCAGAGGCAGTCGAATGA
- a CDS encoding 7-carboxy-7-deazaguanine synthase QueE: protein MKVCEVFRSIQGEGKSQGRPCTFIRMAGCNLRCSWCDTEYAREGGEEMTPEELFSRAVELRGRLVCITGGEPLLQGSDLLPLLARLREYGFSIEIETNGTVDFRRCQEYATVCMDVKCPSSGETSDLSLLSHLKPGDSVKFVVSDYSDCAYAEQVIRSHPIPVEIFISPVYGSDYRIPAEFVLATDLPVRLQLQLHKILGVA, encoded by the coding sequence ATGAAGGTCTGCGAGGTGTTCCGGAGTATCCAGGGAGAGGGGAAGAGCCAGGGACGGCCCTGCACTTTTATACGGATGGCCGGGTGCAACCTGCGATGTTCCTGGTGCGACACCGAATACGCCAGGGAAGGAGGGGAGGAGATGACTCCCGAAGAGTTGTTTTCCCGTGCGGTGGAGCTCCGCGGACGTCTGGTATGCATCACGGGGGGGGAGCCGCTCCTCCAGGGAAGCGACCTGCTCCCCCTTCTTGCCCGGCTTCGCGAGTACGGGTTCTCCATCGAGATCGAGACCAACGGAACCGTCGATTTCCGCAGGTGCCAGGAGTATGCGACCGTGTGCATGGACGTGAAGTGCCCTTCCTCGGGAGAGACGAGCGATCTCTCGCTGCTCTCGCACCTTAAACCTGGTGACAGCGTGAAGTTCGTAGTCTCGGATTATTCCGATTGTGCCTACGCGGAACAGGTGATCCGCTCCCACCCGATCCCGGTGGAGATATTCATCTCACCGGTGTACGGGTCGGATTACCGTATCCCCGCAGAATTCGTCCTCGCAACCGACCTCCCCGTCCGCCTGCAGCTCCAGCTGCACAAGATCCTGGGGGTGGCGTGA
- a CDS encoding 30S ribosomal protein S12 — MGQGKFAARKLKNDAKKFRWSDINYARRQTGLDLKSDPLEGAPQGRGIVLEKIGVEAKQPNSAIRKCVRVQLIKNGRQVTAFAVGDGAINFIDEHDEVEIEGIGGRLGRSMGDIPGVRFVVTKVNNVSLHELVIGRKEKPRR, encoded by the coding sequence ATGGGACAGGGAAAATTTGCAGCCAGAAAACTGAAGAATGACGCAAAAAAGTTCCGGTGGAGTGACATCAACTACGCCAGGCGTCAGACCGGACTGGATTTGAAATCCGACCCGCTCGAGGGGGCTCCCCAGGGCAGGGGGATCGTGCTGGAGAAGATCGGGGTGGAGGCCAAGCAGCCCAACTCCGCCATCCGCAAGTGCGTCAGGGTCCAGTTGATCAAGAACGGCCGCCAGGTCACTGCGTTTGCAGTGGGCGATGGTGCGATTAACTTCATCGATGAGCACGATGAGGTGGAGATCGAAGGGATCGGGGGCAGACTGGGCCGTTCCATGGGAGATATCCCCGGGGTCCGGTTCGTGGTCACCAAGGTGAACAACGTCTCGCTTCACGAACTTGTGATCGGGCGAAAGGAGAAACCGCGGAGGTAA
- a CDS encoding NUDIX hydrolase, whose amino-acid sequence MEIYRGTRLSIEKREITLPDGKVVDRVVVHPGDAVAILPVRGDSSCYLIRQYRFAVGDFIYEAPAGTLDPGESPLDTAHRELIEETGFQAETLIPRGFIYTTPGFTDERIYLFEAHNLTPSCEFEQDEDEVIEVVKVTFAEIAAMITDGRISDAKTICLVYRCLGERR is encoded by the coding sequence ATGGAGATCTACCGGGGGACGCGGCTCTCAATAGAGAAACGCGAGATTACGCTCCCGGATGGAAAGGTCGTTGACCGGGTGGTGGTCCATCCCGGCGACGCGGTCGCGATCCTCCCGGTACGGGGTGACTCTTCGTGCTACCTCATCCGCCAGTACCGCTTCGCGGTCGGGGATTTCATCTACGAGGCCCCGGCCGGGACGCTCGATCCCGGAGAGTCCCCCCTCGATACCGCTCACCGGGAACTGATCGAGGAGACTGGCTTCCAGGCAGAAACCCTCATCCCCCGGGGGTTCATTTATACCACGCCCGGATTCACCGACGAACGGATCTATCTCTTCGAGGCCCACAACCTCACCCCGTCCTGCGAATTCGAACAGGACGAGGACGAGGTCATAGAGGTGGTGAAGGTGACGTTCGCCGAGATTGCCGCGATGATCACCGACGGCAGGATAAGTGACGCCAAGACAATCTGCCTCGTGTACCGCTGTCTCGGTGAGAGGAGATGA
- a CDS encoding elongation factor EF-2, producing MARGKKSIERVIELMSEPAHIRNIGIVAHIDHGKTTLSDNLLAGAGIISEELAGKQLFMDSDEEEQARGITIDASNVSMVHEYNGQEYLINMIDTPGHVDFGGDVTRAMRAVDGAVVLVDAVEGTMPQTETVLRQALKEGVRPILFINKVDRLINELKVDDMEMQIRLGRVIDKVNKLIKGMNEAAYEGGWKLDATKGTVAFGSALYNWAVSVPYMQKSGVNFKEVYDRCKAGDMKTLAKKSPLSEVVLDMVVRHLPNPLDAQKRRIKIIWHGDAESPEGKSMMNCDPNGPISMMVTDISFDPHAGEVATGRLFSGRLKRGTELFVMGTAKRGNRLQQVGIFMGPTRVEVEELTAGNIAAVTGLKDAIVGSTVTNLLDMTPFESLKHYSEPVMTVAVEAKNMKDLPKLVEVLRQVAKEDPTLVVTINEETGEHLISGMGELHLEIITGRIKRDKGVEIITSEPIVVYRETAVMKAGPVEGKSPNRHNRFYIELEPLPEEIVNLIKGGEVSMNQEALKRRDTLMAAGMDKDESKSVKDIYGTNMFVDMTKGIQYLNETMELIIEGLHEALAGGPLADEPVQNVKIRLVDVKLHEDAIHRGPAQVIPAVRAAVKAGLLMAGDSLLEPMQKISITVPTDQMGSATSQIQGRRGQVFDMNSEGDTITVVGKAPVAELFGFAGDIRSATEGRAMWSTEFAGFELVPQGMVKEVVTGIRKRKGLKEQMPTPADYLA from the coding sequence ATGGCCAGAGGCAAAAAATCAATTGAAAGAGTAATCGAGCTCATGAGTGAGCCCGCACACATCCGGAACATCGGGATTGTGGCGCATATCGATCACGGGAAGACCACCCTCTCGGACAACCTGCTCGCGGGAGCGGGGATCATCAGCGAGGAACTTGCTGGGAAGCAGCTCTTCATGGACTCGGACGAGGAGGAGCAGGCCCGCGGGATCACCATCGACGCGAGCAACGTCTCGATGGTGCACGAGTACAACGGGCAGGAATACCTGATCAACATGATCGATACCCCGGGCCACGTGGACTTCGGGGGCGACGTGACCCGCGCGATGCGTGCGGTGGACGGAGCAGTCGTCCTGGTGGATGCAGTCGAGGGCACCATGCCCCAGACCGAGACGGTGCTCCGGCAGGCACTTAAAGAGGGTGTCCGCCCGATCCTGTTCATCAACAAGGTCGACCGGCTGATCAACGAGCTGAAAGTCGATGACATGGAGATGCAGATCCGTCTCGGCCGGGTTATCGACAAGGTCAACAAGCTTATCAAAGGGATGAACGAGGCCGCGTACGAGGGTGGATGGAAACTGGATGCCACCAAAGGGACCGTAGCATTCGGGTCGGCTCTCTATAACTGGGCGGTTTCGGTACCGTACATGCAGAAGTCGGGGGTCAACTTCAAGGAAGTGTACGACCGCTGCAAAGCAGGGGACATGAAGACCCTCGCGAAGAAGAGCCCCCTGAGCGAAGTCGTGCTCGACATGGTCGTCAGGCACCTTCCAAACCCCCTTGATGCCCAGAAGAGAAGGATCAAGATCATCTGGCATGGCGATGCCGAGAGCCCGGAAGGCAAATCGATGATGAACTGCGACCCCAACGGCCCGATCTCCATGATGGTCACCGACATCTCGTTCGACCCTCATGCGGGTGAGGTCGCCACCGGGCGGCTCTTCTCAGGACGTCTCAAGAGAGGTACCGAACTTTTCGTGATGGGCACCGCGAAAAGGGGCAACCGGCTCCAGCAGGTAGGGATCTTCATGGGCCCGACCAGGGTCGAGGTGGAGGAGCTTACCGCGGGGAACATCGCCGCGGTAACCGGGCTGAAGGATGCCATCGTAGGGTCTACCGTGACGAACCTCCTGGATATGACACCGTTCGAATCGCTGAAACACTACAGCGAACCGGTCATGACCGTGGCGGTGGAGGCGAAGAACATGAAGGACCTGCCCAAGCTCGTCGAGGTCCTCCGCCAGGTGGCAAAGGAAGACCCCACCCTCGTCGTGACCATCAACGAGGAGACCGGTGAGCACCTGATCAGCGGGATGGGCGAGTTGCATCTGGAGATCATTACCGGCCGTATCAAGCGTGACAAGGGTGTGGAGATCATTACCTCTGAGCCTATCGTGGTCTACCGTGAGACCGCCGTCATGAAGGCGGGACCGGTCGAGGGGAAGTCGCCCAACAGGCACAACAGGTTCTACATCGAGCTCGAACCCCTGCCGGAAGAGATCGTGAACCTGATCAAGGGCGGGGAGGTCTCCATGAACCAGGAAGCCCTCAAGCGGAGGGACACCCTCATGGCTGCCGGTATGGACAAGGACGAGTCCAAGAGTGTCAAGGACATCTATGGTACCAACATGTTCGTCGACATGACCAAGGGTATCCAGTACCTGAACGAGACCATGGAACTGATCATCGAAGGTCTTCACGAGGCCCTGGCGGGCGGCCCGCTCGCGGACGAGCCGGTACAGAACGTCAAGATCCGGCTGGTCGATGTCAAGCTCCACGAGGACGCAATCCACCGTGGCCCTGCGCAGGTAATTCCCGCGGTCCGTGCCGCAGTAAAGGCCGGGCTCCTTATGGCGGGAGACTCCCTGCTCGAGCCCATGCAGAAGATCTCGATCACGGTTCCCACCGACCAGATGGGCAGTGCGACCTCCCAGATCCAGGGCCGGAGAGGCCAGGTCTTCGACATGAACAGCGAGGGAGACACCATCACCGTGGTCGGCAAGGCCCCGGTGGCGGAACTCTTCGGGTTCGCCGGGGACATCC
- a CDS encoding 30S ribosomal protein S7 has protein sequence MAEVETAKHLLFNRWDLSEVQITDPGLVRYVNLDPVIVPHTFGKLTRQEFNKANMMIVERLINRLMQTEMNTGNKQLAIRIVRDAFEIIYKKTKKNPVQVLVEAVANTGPREETVRLKYGGINVPKSVDTAPIRRVNSALYFISEAVRKGAHKSKKPAANCLADELIAASKGDVKTYSVNKKEERERIAKSAR, from the coding sequence ATGGCAGAAGTAGAGACCGCAAAGCATCTCCTGTTCAACCGCTGGGACCTGTCCGAAGTCCAGATCACCGACCCCGGGCTCGTACGCTACGTCAACCTTGACCCTGTCATCGTACCCCATACCTTTGGAAAATTAACCCGTCAGGAGTTCAACAAGGCAAACATGATGATCGTCGAACGGCTGATCAACCGCCTGATGCAGACCGAGATGAACACCGGTAACAAGCAGCTGGCGATCCGTATCGTCCGTGATGCCTTCGAGATCATCTATAAGAAGACCAAGAAGAACCCGGTCCAGGTCCTTGTTGAGGCAGTGGCGAACACCGGACCGCGTGAAGAGACGGTAAGGCTCAAGTACGGCGGTATCAATGTCCCCAAGTCGGTGGACACTGCTCCCATCCGGAGGGTCAACTCGGCCCTTTACTTCATCTCCGAGGCGGTCCGCAAAGGGGCTCACAAGAGCAAAAAACCTGCGGCTAATTGTCTCGCGGACGAACTTATCGCGGCCTCCAAGGGCGACGTGAAGACGTACTCCGTGAACAAGAAGGAAGAACGCGAGCGGATCGCAAAATCCGCCCGATAA
- the twy1 gene encoding 4-demethylwyosine synthase TYW1 → MPSGPCDALKRQGYQFVLPGSSAAVKPCLWCKKALKGGDQCYKHQFYGIESHRCVQMTPTLRCNQRCLFCWRSMEHEVTEEEECPPELIIGALARLQKKALSGYKVSPYVAHEKFAEALAPRHVAISLSGEPTLYEPLPGLIHALNAGGYTTFLVSNGTRPWVLEQCDPFQLYVSLAAPDPDTYRALCRPREDSWERLMESLGLLGSKRSAIRVTLVGGENNKSPEKYARMIQDSGARFVEVKGYMYLGYSRKRLKRDNMPGHEQVKAFAGQIAAECDYRVADENRASRVVCLERES, encoded by the coding sequence ATGCCCTCCGGACCATGTGACGCCTTGAAGAGGCAGGGGTACCAGTTCGTCCTCCCCGGCTCCTCTGCCGCGGTAAAACCCTGCCTCTGGTGCAAGAAGGCGTTGAAAGGTGGAGACCAGTGCTATAAGCACCAGTTTTACGGTATCGAGAGCCACCGCTGTGTCCAGATGACGCCTACCCTCCGATGCAACCAGCGCTGCCTGTTCTGCTGGCGGTCGATGGAGCACGAGGTGACAGAGGAAGAGGAGTGCCCCCCGGAGCTCATTATCGGGGCCCTCGCCCGGCTGCAGAAGAAGGCACTGTCGGGATATAAGGTGTCCCCCTACGTGGCACACGAAAAATTCGCCGAGGCGCTGGCACCGCGGCACGTCGCGATCTCGCTCTCCGGGGAACCGACCCTTTACGAACCCCTCCCCGGCCTGATCCATGCGCTCAATGCCGGGGGATACACGACGTTCCTGGTGAGCAACGGGACCCGCCCATGGGTGCTGGAGCAGTGCGACCCGTTCCAGTTGTACGTCTCCCTCGCCGCACCCGACCCCGATACCTACCGTGCCCTCTGCAGACCGAGAGAGGATTCATGGGAAAGGCTCATGGAGAGTCTCGGACTCCTGGGATCGAAACGGTCGGCGATCCGGGTCACCCTTGTCGGAGGAGAAAACAACAAGAGCCCTGAAAAGTATGCCAGGATGATCCAGGACTCAGGAGCCCGGTTCGTAGAGGTGAAGGGATATATGTATCTCGGATACAGTAGAAAACGTTTGAAAAGGGATAATATGCCGGGGCACGAGCAGGTAAAGGCGTTTGCCGGACAGATCGCCGCAGAGTGCGATTACAGGGTCGCGGATGAGAACCGGGCGAGCAGGGTGGTCTGCCTGGAGCGGGAATCATGA
- the prf1 gene encoding peptide chain release factor aRF-1 gives MTEQAEMDDARKRYEFKKMLEKLEAKQGSGTELISIYIPPDKQIHDVTAQLRDEFGQCANIKSKQTRTNVQSAISSILSRLKYYKNPPENGMAIFCGTIELGGDRSDLQCTVVDPPEPLNLYMYRCSSNFELEPLREMLEEKSVYGLLVLDRREAFWGFLRGNRIDPVAGVTSTVPGKQRKGGQSSARFQRLREIAINEFYTKIGERSSAAFLAEKDFFERFKGVLIGGPSPTKEEFEAGQYLHHEVQKRVLGLFDVAYTNESGLAELVDAAKDALKGVEVMKEKDVMNRFLKELVKDDGLAAYGEDSVRKNLELGSVDVLLLSSGLRKSRVTIKCQACGHSEERTIAMEPGKTVSDILATTNCRKCTGPMVVDTEVDIIEELTLLADQSNARVDIISDDFEEGSMLYTAFGGIAAILRYRTGI, from the coding sequence ATGACCGAACAGGCAGAGATGGACGACGCGAGGAAACGCTACGAATTCAAAAAAATGCTGGAGAAGCTCGAGGCGAAGCAGGGGAGCGGCACGGAGCTGATCTCCATCTACATCCCGCCGGATAAGCAGATCCACGACGTTACCGCCCAGCTCCGCGACGAGTTCGGGCAGTGCGCCAACATCAAGAGCAAGCAGACCCGGACGAACGTCCAGAGCGCCATCTCCTCGATCCTCTCCCGTTTGAAATATTACAAAAATCCCCCGGAGAACGGGATGGCCATCTTCTGCGGGACCATCGAGCTCGGCGGTGACCGGTCCGATCTCCAGTGCACGGTGGTGGACCCGCCCGAACCCCTCAACCTCTACATGTACCGGTGCAGCTCCAATTTCGAGCTGGAGCCTCTCCGTGAAATGCTGGAAGAGAAGAGCGTCTATGGCCTGCTCGTCCTCGACCGGAGGGAGGCCTTCTGGGGCTTTTTACGGGGGAACCGGATCGATCCCGTTGCGGGGGTGACCTCCACGGTTCCGGGAAAACAAAGGAAAGGCGGGCAGTCGAGCGCCCGTTTCCAGAGGCTACGCGAGATCGCGATCAACGAATTCTATACAAAGATCGGGGAGCGTTCGAGCGCGGCATTCCTCGCGGAGAAGGATTTCTTCGAGCGGTTCAAGGGGGTCCTCATCGGGGGCCCGAGCCCCACGAAAGAGGAGTTCGAGGCCGGACAGTACCTCCACCACGAGGTGCAGAAGCGGGTCCTGGGGCTCTTCGACGTGGCGTATACCAACGAGAGCGGGCTTGCGGAACTGGTCGACGCTGCGAAGGACGCGCTGAAGGGCGTGGAGGTGATGAAGGAGAAGGACGTCATGAACCGGTTTTTGAAGGAGCTGGTCAAGGACGACGGTCTCGCCGCGTACGGTGAGGACAGCGTCAGGAAGAACCTCGAGCTCGGGTCGGTCGACGTCCTCCTGCTCTCCTCCGGGCTCCGGAAATCACGTGTCACCATCAAGTGCCAGGCCTGCGGGCACTCCGAAGAACGCACCATTGCCATGGAGCCGGGGAAGACCGTGTCGGATATCCTCGCGACCACCAACTGCAGGAAGTGTACCGGACCTATGGTGGTCGACACGGAGGTGGACATCATCGAGGAACTCACCCTGCTCGCCGACCAGAGCAACGCCCGGGTGGATATCATCTCGGACGACTTCGAGGAGGGGTCCATGCTCTATACCGCATTCGGGGGCATCGCCGCAATTCTTCGTTACAGGACGGGGATATGA
- a CDS encoding alpha/beta hydrolase codes for MSRGSAAPLLLLALVVSGLVISTGCTSPVPGEKSYSVAQDGGLSLSCGEPSVSSHITSQEGGVVTERLVFSDDNGPVYALLASPGTPRAAFVLAPGAGVKKEGHLPRALMYAREGYAFMVLDVRGNGGETPGYPLDFNADFTRFEKGEWPEYYLSICDMIHAEQYLSERYGVPVYAIGESNGGRYAAIAAALDPGYAGFIGISTSGFGRAGMQYDGDARRFLLSVDPDLYIEKIAPREVCIFHAEADPIIPFSEGEALYNLSLPPHRFVAFNGTHGINEEVDRAIIGECTQIYGVQG; via the coding sequence ATGAGTCGGGGATCGGCCGCCCCTTTGCTCCTGCTGGCGCTGGTTGTTTCGGGGCTGGTCATTTCCACCGGCTGCACCAGCCCGGTGCCCGGGGAAAAGAGTTATTCGGTGGCACAGGACGGCGGTCTTTCCCTCTCCTGCGGGGAGCCCTCGGTCTCTTCGCATATCACCTCACAGGAGGGTGGAGTGGTCACCGAAAGGCTGGTCTTTTCGGACGATAACGGCCCGGTCTATGCCCTCCTCGCGTCCCCGGGCACCCCCCGTGCCGCGTTCGTCCTCGCTCCCGGAGCGGGGGTGAAGAAAGAAGGGCATCTCCCACGTGCACTCATGTACGCCCGCGAGGGGTACGCGTTCATGGTGCTCGACGTCAGGGGGAACGGGGGGGAAACCCCGGGCTATCCGCTCGATTTTAATGCAGATTTTACCCGGTTCGAGAAGGGGGAGTGGCCCGAGTACTATCTCTCGATCTGTGATATGATTCACGCCGAACAGTACCTCTCGGAACGCTACGGGGTCCCGGTATATGCAATCGGAGAGAGCAACGGCGGCAGGTACGCCGCGATCGCCGCGGCACTTGACCCCGGGTATGCCGGTTTTATCGGTATCTCCACCTCGGGATTCGGCCGTGCCGGAATGCAGTACGACGGTGATGCCCGCCGGTTCCTCCTCTCCGTGGACCCCGACCTGTATATAGAGAAGATCGCACCGCGGGAGGTCTGTATCTTCCATGCAGAGGCCGACCCGATAATCCCGTTTTCGGAAGGAGAGGCGCTCTATAACCTCTCGCTCCCTCCTCACCGGTTTGTCGCCTTCAACGGGACCCACGGGATCAACGAAGAGGTGGACCGGGCGATCATTGGGGAATGTACTCAGATTTATGGCGTTCAGGGATGA
- the argS gene encoding arginine--tRNA ligase, producing the protein MYRDVYLAIERELRSMTGILDIALTDGGEHADLASPVAFALAKERRKAPAAIAKELADQLSEFAAKNGITVEAAGPYLNFRLGDDHVRQAVRDALAPGYGDLPALPERLVLEHTSANPNGPLHVGHIRNSIIGDTLARCLRKAGHALEVQYYVNDMGRQIAIVAWGFTNLPNEPAPDEKGDHHVARIYIAANRALEADPEIVSSVDRLMQQVEKGDPATVRLFRGAVTECLDGFKVTMARLNVRHDRFVWESDFVRNGDTDRLLGRISHMKEVHQDDRLWVDLTEAGYEKEYVLRRSDGTSVYAARDLAYHIWKGRNFGRMIDVLGADHKLIGGQLIATLRLIGEQYPEIVYFEFVSLPEGSMSTRAGKFVSADELMDEVTARAFHEVTVRRPELPEEERQQIARSVAISAIRYDIVKISPEKSTVFDWKEALDFERQSGPYIQYAHARACSILEKAGAFEPAFELASPSEIALAKQIARFPFVLEKVAGELKPHMLATYARDLADLFNAFYHYEPVLKSEGITRASRLTLVKATQNTLQEALGTLGIDALRTM; encoded by the coding sequence ATGTACAGGGACGTATACCTGGCAATCGAGCGTGAACTGCGCTCGATGACCGGCATTTTGGATATCGCGCTTACCGACGGGGGAGAACACGCGGATCTCGCCTCTCCCGTGGCATTTGCGCTCGCAAAGGAACGACGGAAGGCACCGGCAGCCATCGCGAAAGAACTGGCAGACCAGCTTTCGGAATTTGCCGCAAAGAACGGCATCACTGTTGAAGCCGCCGGGCCGTACCTCAACTTCAGGCTGGGGGACGACCATGTCCGGCAGGCGGTCAGGGACGCGCTCGCACCGGGCTACGGCGATCTCCCGGCGCTCCCCGAGAGACTGGTGCTCGAGCATACCAGCGCCAACCCCAACGGTCCTCTCCACGTCGGACATATCAGGAACTCCATCATCGGAGATACCCTTGCCCGGTGCCTCCGCAAGGCCGGCCATGCGCTCGAGGTGCAGTACTACGTGAACGACATGGGACGGCAGATCGCCATCGTGGCCTGGGGATTCACGAACCTCCCGAACGAACCCGCACCGGATGAGAAGGGCGACCACCACGTGGCCCGGATCTATATCGCCGCCAACCGGGCGCTGGAGGCGGACCCGGAGATCGTGTCATCCGTCGACAGGCTCATGCAGCAGGTGGAAAAGGGCGATCCGGCAACCGTCAGGCTGTTCCGCGGGGCGGTGACCGAGTGTCTCGACGGCTTCAAGGTCACCATGGCCCGGCTCAACGTGCGCCACGACAGGTTCGTATGGGAAAGCGATTTCGTCCGGAACGGGGATACCGACCGCCTGCTAGGCCGGATCTCCCACATGAAGGAGGTCCACCAGGACGACCGGCTCTGGGTCGACCTCACGGAGGCCGGCTACGAGAAGGAGTATGTGCTCCGGAGGAGCGACGGGACCTCGGTCTATGCGGCCCGCGACCTCGCTTATCACATCTGGAAGGGGAGGAACTTCGGGCGGATGATCGATGTGCTCGGAGCGGATCACAAGCTTATCGGGGGGCAGCTGATCGCAACCCTCAGACTTATCGGGGAGCAGTACCCCGAGATCGTCTACTTCGAGTTCGTTTCGCTGCCTGAAGGGTCGATGAGCACCCGGGCGGGGAAGTTCGTCTCGGCGGACGAGCTGATGGACGAGGTGACCGCCAGGGCATTCCATGAGGTGACCGTAAGGCGCCCCGAACTTCCCGAGGAGGAACGGCAGCAGATCGCGAGATCTGTGGCAATCAGCGCGATACGCTACGATATCGTGAAAATATCCCCGGAGAAAAGCACGGTCTTCGACTGGAAAGAAGCGCTCGACTTCGAGCGGCAGAGCGGGCCGTACATTCAGTATGCTCATGCCCGTGCCTGCAGCATCCTCGAGAAAGCAGGAGCGTTCGAGCCCGCCTTCGAGCTCGCGAGCCCGAGCGAGATAGCACTCGCGAAACAGATCGCCCGGTTCCCCTTTGTCCTGGAGAAGGTCGCCGGGGAGCTCAAGCCCCATATGCTCGCAACCTATGCCAGGGACCTGGCCGATCTGTTCAACGCGTTCTATCATTACGAACCGGTGCTGAAGAGCGAGGGGATTACCCGGGCGAGCAGGCTCACCCTGGTAAAGGCCACGCAGAACACGCTGCAGGAAGCCCTCGGGACCCTGGGGATCGATGCCCTCCGGACCATGTGA